AAGGCGGTTGGTGTTTCACGAGATACCGCACGCCGAGATATTGTTGCGCTTGATGCGCAAGGCGTTGCGAGACGAACTCGTGGCGGGTTGGTGTCTCTTAGCTTTGGTCACACGATTCCCAGCTACTCCGCGCGGCTGAAACGATTTTCAACTCAGAAAACAAAGATGGCTAAGTCAGCATTGACGTTAATCAAACCTGGCGGCGTTTATTTCATTGATGATTCGACAACCTTATTAAAATTGTCGCAGTCCATTCGACAACCGGTGACAGTTTACACGCACAGTTTAGACAATGCGATCGCACTTTCAGTTGAAGAACGTGTTAATTTACATCTTTTTGGTGGCAAACTGGATCATCACGCCCGTTTCTTCTTTGAACCAACGATGCTTGAAACACTTCGCCGAATCGCCTTTGATGCGGCATTTATCGGTGCAACGGCTATTGCCGAAGATGGGGTTTACTTTTCCTATATGGAAGATGCTCAGGTGAAGCAGGCGGCGGCGTTATCAGCACGCCGGGTGGTCGTGGTTTCTGAAACCGAAAAGTTTCAGATTGAAGCGCCTTATCGCGGGCTGGAACTCGGCCAGATTACCACACTTATTACGGATAAAAAATTATCGCAGACGCACAAGCAATGGTTTGCCCCACAGACCCAGTTTCTGCTCGGCGACTAACAACTGCTTGACTAAAAAGGGATTGATACCTATTCAACAGCTAATAAATGATCCGGGGATTCGCACGAGTGAGGAGGTGCGTTCATGGTAAAGCCACTCGTCACCATCATTGTGCCGGTTTATAATCTTGAAGCCTATGTGGCTCACGGCTTGAAAAGCTTAATTGAACAAACTTATTCTCATTTGCAAATCATTGTGATCGATGATGCCTCAAAAGATCATTCTCCGCAGATCATTGCGCATTTCGCAGAACTGGATTCGCGTATTCAACCGATTCTGAAGCAGGTGAATCATGGGGTTTCGGCTGCACGCAACAGCGGCTTGGCCCTAGCCAAAGGCGATTTAGTTGCTTTCATGGATGGCGATGACTGGTACGAGCCGGACTTTATTGCTCACGCCGTTGACATGATGGCGCGTGGTTGGGATCTCATTGCGATGCCGTTTTATCGGGATGATCCTGACCCGCGACCGGTGCATGAGGCTTTACGCAAGCCTAAGCAACTCACGCGGGAAGGCCTAATTCGGCAAATGCTTCATCCAATTGGTTATATTCGCGGTTATTTATGGAATAAAGTTTTTCGACGTGATGTCATCGAGCAAGTAAGGCTACGTTTTGATGAAAGCATGACAATTATGGAAGATGAACTGTTCACGGCGACTTACGTGATGGCCACTCACCGGTTTCTTTACACCGGGCATCCAGCTTATCATCATGTTGTTCGTCGAGACTCAGCGACCCAATCGTTGGGGATCATCGGTGCGGTTCCGCAGCAGCTATATGCGCTTTGGCGGATTCATCAAGTTTTACGAGTCGCACGACGAACAGAAAAGGTCACTAAGAAAGAGGCAATTAAGATTGAACATTGATCATTGGAGGCGCGGGCGTTGACAGAACATTTAATGACTTATCGCCAGCTTAAGCAAAAAGCAAAAGGGCAATTAAAAGAAGGCACGAATCGGCGCGATTTGATGCTGGCTTATTTGTTACCGAGTTTAATTCAGGCAGCTGTCGCTATCATCACGTACTTGATGGTCTTCGCCTTAATTCAAAAATTCGGCATTGACAAAGCTTTGACTGATCCAGATGGATTCCAGAATTATCTGCAAAGTGGCAATCGTACCGGAAGTATGAATACGATTCAAAGCTTGGTCAATACGATGCTGATTCAAGGGGTCAATTTTGGCGTGCTAGATCTTGTACGCCGTAAAGAGCGAGTTCAACCACTGCATGCGCTGCTAGGCCTATTTAACGGTCAGTGGTTCTGGGGTGCCATCTCATTATGGATCTTTATGTATTTCTTGACGTTGATGGGGCTGTCATTTTTCTTGATTCCTGGAATACTACTTGCATTGGGCTGGCGTCAGGCCTTTTGGGTCTTTAAAGATGGTCATGAAACCAATCAGCGCTTTTCCTCGATATCGGCGTTGATCGGTTCTTGGCGACTGATGCGCGGCTTCAAAGGCGATTTGCTCGGCCTGTATGTTTCCATGATCGGTTGGTATCTTCTGGAAAACATCACGTTCCATTTATTTGACTGGGCGATCAATCCATACTTGCAATTGGTTCACGCTAACTATTATGAAAATCGGCGCGCTTACAAGATCGCGGCTCAAGCGGCTCAATCATGACTAAAGCTGAATCGTTGTCGCCAGCTGCGAGACGGGGTATACTGACCGCGATCTCAACAAAATGAATTGTATATCGGTATTAGCATTTTGAAGGTGAGGCAAAAGACGATGGAAACTGAAGCCTATATGACACTTGCCGAAGTGAAAGCTCGGCAAGCCGCCTTAAAAGATAAAGTACCGCTAGATCAGGCTATTGCTGAAAATATTCAAAACTGGGCTCAGTGGTTGCTTGATGAAGGTTTCGAGGGCAGTTACTTCACGGCTAAGATTGACGGTGATACTATCAACATTACCGATTTAGATGGCCACCCAGCCGCCAGCATCAGCACCGATCCGCCAAGTTACGTCGAAGCATTTAAAGACAGTGATCGCATGACGATGATGGCCATTCAAACCAAACTACGCAGGTTGATCGATCGGCAGGTTTTAAAGTCGCAGTGAGCGCGAGCCAGCGCGTTTAGAAACCGGAGCATAGGTGGCCTCGAACCTAAATGGCCATTTAGGTTCGAGGTTCTTATGTGTAGGTTTCTGCGATGGCGAGCGCGTTATAGACAGCAAGCCAAGCATCAAAAAGCGAAAACGACCGCAGATCAATCAAGCTCGTTTAGGCTCGAGTCACTTATGTATGAGCTCCGGTAGTGACAACCAAACAACGTTTCACCCAAAAGCACCGCCAGTCGCTAACCATTAAAAGGTTAACGACTGGCGGTGCTTTTGAGTGCTTTGTCAGACTAGTAAAGTTTCATCTGATTCAATGGCCAATAGCGCCAAACAACAACTGATTGAATTTTTGACTTATCAACAAATCCAAAATCGCGGCTGTCATGGGATACTAGCCGATTATCACCCATCACGAAGTATTTGCCGGCTGGTACCTTAGCGGATTTCGTTGAGGAAAGGGTTTTGATGTTGAAGTCATTGGTGAATTTAATCGTTGAAGCATCAAGTCCCTGCTGACTGGCCCATTTATTAATCTCGTCGGTGGCAAACTTTTTGTTCAAGTATGGTTCGGCAATCTTCTTGCCGTTCACTGACAATTGATTATCTTTTGAACTAACGGTGTCACCTGGCATGCCAATGACACGTTTAATATAGAGAGAACCAGGCCGATCAGGGGCATTAATAACCACGATATCGTTTCGCTTAGGCTTTTTGACGCGGATAGAATACAAACGATCGCCGTTTTCCAAAGTCGGTTGCATCGAAGTTCCTTGCACCACATCTTTGCTCAACACATAGCGCATCAGTAGTTGACTGGCAAAGAAGATAACGGCAAAAAGGACAAGGAATTCGAGCACCGTTTTTAAGGTGGAATGACTGTTATTTTTCACAATGACACCTTCCGGAACAGAATAACTTCAGTCTACCACAAGCCGAACGCTCGCGACTAGGAAGATCACCGGTCAATTTAATCGTATTTTGGGAAAAAGCCGCTATTTTCGGCTTGCCGGCATAAGTCGACAATTTGCGCATATTCGGCTAACATCAGGCACCAACGATGCGGCAAACTTGTATACCCGTAGGCAAGTCCAGCTAAACCGCCAACAAGCGCGCCAGTTGTATCGGTAGCGCCACCTTGGTTCACGGTTTGTAAGACGGCATCGTGATAGTCCGGTTTACTTTGCAGTGCCTTAAGTGTACGTGCTAATAAACTGATCGGATCGGTAGCACTCCCATCAGGCCACTTATCATCTGCCAAAGCTGCTTGAAAAGCTTCAAAAACTGGCTGGTAAGGCTGCGTGGTTCCAAAATAACTACCTGCTTTGTCGATACCAGTGGCAATGGCACTCGGTAAATCTGGCGTCGCGCCAAGTAATTCAACGGCAATTTGCATGTAAATGCCAGCAGCAACCAAGTTTTCAGCGTCTTGGTTAGTAATATGAACAAAAGTTTCAAGCACCTTAACACCTTCAGCTTTTTGAAAAAGACTCGTGTCAAACGTTTGATAGGCGAAAAAGGCGAATGGCAAGATTCGAATGAGTGCCCCGGGTTCTTTGGCGGCGGCAACTGATTGGCCAGTTTTAAGTGCTGTTTCAATGCTTGGCCAGATATCCGGACTGCGTTTGCCATAAGGAGCATACTTACCCGCGGTGAACCAAGCCTGGTAAGCCTTGATTAAGGCTTGTTCATCAAAACCGTGCTGCAAGGCATCTAATCCGGCTAACGCGAGTCCAGTTTCGTCAGAGTAGGTGCCAGCAGGTTGGCTAAAGGTGCCATAACCCTTCATGGTGGTCACCGGTGCTGCGGTTAATTCAGCCGCATTTTGTCCCTTAACTGGCAATCCCAACGCATCACCGATCGCAAAACCAACGGTGCCGTGAATCAAGCGTGATTCCATGATACCCATTTAGGTTCCCCCTCTATATATATGTCGTGTCGTGATTTTGACATTTTCTCAGGTCATCCGAGGCACACTTAACCTTGTCAAAGGGCAGACCACATATAAATTCTTTGATATTACTATGGAGCTATTATTTCGCTAGAACGCATAAAATTGCAAAAAATTTGCTCCGTTGTAAAAATAACCATGCTGTGATAGCCTAGCAAGCAGTGACTATTTTCAGAAAGAGCGTGAATAAGGGAGCTAGAGCCAGTGTCATCATTGTGTCAATTGGCATTGAGGCCACCCGCATGCAAACTGTCACAGCTTGCGAAGTGGTTTCAGCAAACGCTCTAAGCAACCAATCAGCTGTCGTTTTTTATACGTTTTAGTATAGGAGGAATCATGAGTGTTCTTACCGTAACCGGCCTGTCACAGCGCTTTTTAGACAAAGTGTTGTACCAAGATGCCAGTTTTCAAGTAAATATCGAAGACCACCTTGGCGTGATCGGGCAAAATGGGGTCGGCAAGAGTACCCTCATTAAGATTCTGACAGGGGCACTGACGCCTGATGCAGGTAAAATCGTCTGGCAGAAGCACTTACATGTTGGCTATTTGGATCAGTATGCGAATCTTGTACCCGGCCAAACAGTTATTGAATTTTTGCGGACCGCGTTTAGTGATCTCTACCGTAAAGAAGCAAAAATGAATCAGATTTATGCCGATTATGCTAATCATCCCGATGA
This genomic window from Lacticaseibacillus paracasei subsp. paracasei contains:
- a CDS encoding DeoR/GlpR family DNA-binding transcription regulator gives rise to the protein MAMYREKRFEEIKKLLAARSELSIEDIMKAVGVSRDTARRDIVALDAQGVARRTRGGLVSLSFGHTIPSYSARLKRFSTQKTKMAKSALTLIKPGGVYFIDDSTTLLKLSQSIRQPVTVYTHSLDNAIALSVEERVNLHLFGGKLDHHARFFFEPTMLETLRRIAFDAAFIGATAIAEDGVYFSYMEDAQVKQAAALSARRVVVVSETEKFQIEAPYRGLELGQITTLITDKKLSQTHKQWFAPQTQFLLGD
- a CDS encoding glycosyltransferase family 2 protein, with translation MVKPLVTIIVPVYNLEAYVAHGLKSLIEQTYSHLQIIVIDDASKDHSPQIIAHFAELDSRIQPILKQVNHGVSAARNSGLALAKGDLVAFMDGDDWYEPDFIAHAVDMMARGWDLIAMPFYRDDPDPRPVHEALRKPKQLTREGLIRQMLHPIGYIRGYLWNKVFRRDVIEQVRLRFDESMTIMEDELFTATYVMATHRFLYTGHPAYHHVVRRDSATQSLGIIGAVPQQLYALWRIHQVLRVARRTEKVTKKEAIKIEH
- a CDS encoding DUF975 family protein, with product MTEHLMTYRQLKQKAKGQLKEGTNRRDLMLAYLLPSLIQAAVAIITYLMVFALIQKFGIDKALTDPDGFQNYLQSGNRTGSMNTIQSLVNTMLIQGVNFGVLDLVRRKERVQPLHALLGLFNGQWFWGAISLWIFMYFLTLMGLSFFLIPGILLALGWRQAFWVFKDGHETNQRFSSISALIGSWRLMRGFKGDLLGLYVSMIGWYLLENITFHLFDWAINPYLQLVHANYYENRRAYKIAAQAAQS
- the lepB gene encoding signal peptidase I produces the protein MKNNSHSTLKTVLEFLVLFAVIFFASQLLMRYVLSKDVVQGTSMQPTLENGDRLYSIRVKKPKRNDIVVINAPDRPGSLYIKRVIGMPGDTVSSKDNQLSVNGKKIAEPYLNKKFATDEINKWASQQGLDASTIKFTNDFNIKTLSSTKSAKVPAGKYFVMGDNRLVSHDSRDFGFVDKSKIQSVVVWRYWPLNQMKLY
- a CDS encoding ADP-ribosylglycohydrolase family protein, with translation MGIMESRLIHGTVGFAIGDALGLPVKGQNAAELTAAPVTTMKGYGTFSQPAGTYSDETGLALAGLDALQHGFDEQALIKAYQAWFTAGKYAPYGKRSPDIWPSIETALKTGQSVAAAKEPGALIRILPFAFFAYQTFDTSLFQKAEGVKVLETFVHITNQDAENLVAAGIYMQIAVELLGATPDLPSAIATGIDKAGSYFGTTQPYQPVFEAFQAALADDKWPDGSATDPISLLARTLKALQSKPDYHDAVLQTVNQGGATDTTGALVGGLAGLAYGYTSLPHRWCLMLAEYAQIVDLCRQAENSGFFPKYD